One Porphyromonas pogonae genomic region harbors:
- a CDS encoding WbqC family protein yields MLLLSTAYAPPIQFFAHLFRHQGVCQLEARENFVKQTYRNRCHILAPQGIQALTIPVEKGPELKTAIKDVRISDHGQWRHLHSQALISSYGSTPFFEFYWDDLAPFYEKRYEYLWDYNKEMIHLLSDLLEIDTRIEETTDYVTENPCDYRYAIRPKHSPSDPLFIPHPYYQVLAEANHFHPNLSILDLLFNMGPEAAIILRKSIAPSDNSLPSKL; encoded by the coding sequence ATGTTATTACTTTCTACGGCTTACGCCCCTCCCATACAGTTTTTCGCGCATCTATTCAGGCACCAAGGCGTGTGTCAGCTGGAGGCTCGCGAGAATTTTGTGAAGCAGACCTATCGCAATCGCTGTCACATCTTAGCACCCCAAGGCATACAGGCACTCACCATACCGGTAGAAAAAGGCCCCGAGCTCAAAACAGCAATCAAAGATGTGCGCATATCCGACCACGGACAGTGGCGACACCTCCACAGCCAAGCACTCATATCCTCCTACGGCAGCACTCCTTTTTTTGAGTTTTACTGGGACGATCTGGCACCCTTCTATGAGAAGCGCTATGAATACTTGTGGGACTACAACAAGGAGATGATACACCTTCTCAGCGATCTGCTGGAGATAGACACCCGCATAGAAGAGACCACAGATTATGTCACGGAAAACCCGTGCGACTACCGCTATGCCATCAGACCCAAGCACTCGCCCAGTGATCCCCTCTTCATCCCCCACCCCTACTATCAGGTTTTGGCAGAAGCTAATCACTTCCACCCTAACCTGAGCATCTTGGATCTGCTGTTCAACATGGGACCCGAAGCTGCCATCATACTCCGTAAGTCTATCGCCCCCTCAGACAATTCCCTACCATCCAAGCTCTAA
- a CDS encoding UvrD-helicase domain-containing protein, with translation MQNPSLYVYTASAGAGKTHTLTGRYLELALSSSDAFRHIQAVTFTNKATAEMKERIVSELYNLAYAPDQSAFSTELISKLGYSQDKLQEQAAVVLREILHDYSSFRVKTIDAFFQEVTRSFARELGLSGTYRIALEEAVVLDQAVTRLLGKLSEEETESDTNRWITRLTEEEIQKGKGHNIKRILLSLGKEIFKEDLKQITSRGDLPSKEDISRFGRDINRLMDDFTIELRAIATEALDIIARHGLEVTSFAYGKTSAMNEFAKISAGADPIPPGKRFTDAAHNPDKLTAKSAPPPTRAAIEAALAGGLEQCMTRLLLLFEKSYPAFNTAREAVKLLPRYGLIADIYKEVQEIEKEQNMMLISDAPTLIHRIIAGSDIPFIYEKIGNRLNHQMIDEFQDTSRMQYHNFLPLLTESLAQGHDNLIVGDVKQSIYRFRNSDSSLLSSAVEQDFVLYAKPETLQQNWRSCKEIIEFNNALYQQLPALLTHYFHSLITASIVPEAAPMAEIFKQAYREAPQLLPESKADYHGAVRIHKYSVHEAVEGDADLCALSDDLITSDDVTVLPGERQIVCAQVARTVIDIQRRGFKPSDIAILVRDKAQAQLIAQALLMYERMPEEMCFSMDVISAEALRIDRSYAVRLVVSAMRYINAADDTMTRYILGEAYGSLVRLSHPEVVSPQIPEDHYAVLLEYGRKSLYETAEGVVALFNEYIPEEETSYILRLLDLVNDFQFDLSADIASFLVWWDQTGHRETIVSPDSDRAISLMTVHKSKGLGFPVVLMPFANWPVGPKANFAPILWCDLMGRAPFDNLPVIPVGYVAELANTYFAKDYFREQILTAQDNLNLLYVATTRAKQELHIWLNDDVQPAPDAKLTSIDLLLHRALDDVDACVPYTVTDEQQGIEDAYPPYTFHEAHEEEDMPGIVLDKIRSYSLEDRLSILFEGRSFFREDSPRKHGRTMHRILSAVETYHDLQASLDKAVSDGLITDDDALDLQAELEELMTAGVAAPWFDGSGTVLSEAPIIGGEIRGIRRPDRVILYPDQSAVVVDYKFGEEHGAHRRQVKAYATLLSDMGYAPVRGFLWYVAKGVVKEV, from the coding sequence GTGCAGAACCCTTCTTTATACGTATATACAGCATCGGCAGGTGCAGGCAAAACGCACACACTCACCGGGCGTTATCTCGAGCTTGCACTCTCTTCTTCTGATGCTTTCAGGCATATCCAAGCTGTGACTTTTACCAATAAAGCTACGGCAGAGATGAAAGAGCGTATTGTAAGCGAGCTGTACAATCTGGCATATGCGCCTGATCAATCGGCCTTCAGTACCGAGCTGATCAGCAAGTTAGGTTATTCTCAGGATAAATTGCAGGAGCAAGCCGCTGTTGTATTGCGGGAGATACTTCATGATTACTCTTCGTTCAGAGTCAAAACTATCGATGCCTTCTTTCAGGAAGTCACTCGGTCGTTTGCTCGTGAGTTGGGGCTGTCGGGTACCTATCGCATTGCGTTGGAAGAAGCTGTGGTTTTGGATCAGGCAGTGACTCGTCTCTTGGGTAAGCTGAGCGAAGAAGAGACCGAGTCGGACACTAACCGCTGGATTACGCGGCTTACCGAAGAAGAGATACAAAAGGGTAAAGGACACAATATAAAACGCATCCTACTCTCACTCGGCAAGGAGATATTCAAGGAAGATCTCAAGCAGATTACGTCACGTGGCGACCTCCCGTCCAAGGAGGATATCAGTCGCTTTGGCAGGGATATAAACCGACTCATGGATGATTTCACCATCGAGCTCCGTGCCATTGCCACAGAGGCTTTGGATATTATAGCTCGTCATGGACTTGAGGTCACCAGCTTTGCATACGGTAAAACGTCTGCTATGAACGAGTTTGCCAAGATCTCCGCAGGTGCTGATCCCATCCCTCCCGGTAAGCGATTTACCGATGCCGCACACAATCCCGATAAGCTCACGGCCAAGAGTGCACCACCACCCACCCGTGCCGCCATAGAAGCTGCTTTGGCTGGTGGTTTAGAGCAGTGTATGACTCGCTTGCTGTTGCTTTTTGAGAAGTCATACCCGGCCTTCAATACCGCCCGTGAGGCCGTGAAGCTACTGCCACGCTACGGGCTCATCGCTGATATATACAAAGAGGTGCAGGAGATAGAGAAAGAACAAAACATGATGCTCATCTCTGATGCCCCCACACTCATACATCGTATTATTGCCGGTAGTGATATTCCTTTTATCTATGAAAAGATAGGTAATAGGCTCAATCATCAGATGATAGATGAGTTTCAGGATACCAGCCGGATGCAATATCATAATTTCCTTCCATTGCTCACCGAAAGTCTTGCACAAGGTCATGACAATCTTATTGTGGGCGACGTGAAGCAGAGTATCTATCGCTTTCGCAATTCCGACAGCTCTCTGCTGAGCAGCGCCGTGGAGCAGGATTTTGTGCTTTATGCCAAGCCCGAAACTCTGCAACAAAACTGGCGTAGTTGCAAGGAGATCATCGAATTCAACAACGCTCTTTACCAACAACTGCCTGCGCTCCTTACCCACTATTTCCACTCACTCATCACGGCATCTATTGTCCCTGAAGCTGCCCCTATGGCAGAGATCTTCAAGCAAGCTTATCGTGAGGCTCCTCAGCTCTTACCCGAGTCCAAGGCTGATTACCATGGAGCCGTACGTATCCACAAATACTCCGTGCATGAAGCCGTGGAGGGAGATGCCGATCTGTGTGCACTATCAGATGATCTCATCACTTCCGATGATGTCACTGTGTTGCCCGGCGAACGCCAAATCGTGTGTGCACAAGTGGCACGTACTGTGATAGACATACAGCGAAGAGGTTTCAAGCCCTCCGACATAGCTATATTGGTACGTGACAAAGCCCAGGCACAACTCATAGCTCAAGCCCTATTGATGTACGAGCGTATGCCTGAAGAGATGTGCTTTTCTATGGATGTTATTTCCGCAGAGGCTTTGCGCATCGATCGCTCGTATGCTGTGAGGCTCGTAGTCTCCGCCATGAGATATATCAATGCTGCCGATGATACCATGACCCGCTATATCTTGGGCGAAGCATACGGTAGCTTGGTACGCCTCTCGCATCCTGAAGTCGTATCTCCACAGATTCCTGAGGATCATTACGCAGTACTGCTCGAGTACGGGCGTAAGAGTCTTTATGAGACGGCCGAGGGTGTTGTGGCGCTCTTCAATGAATATATTCCGGAGGAAGAAACTTCTTATATCCTGCGACTGCTCGATTTGGTCAATGACTTTCAGTTTGACCTCTCAGCAGACATTGCTTCTTTTTTAGTCTGGTGGGATCAGACCGGGCATAGGGAAACCATTGTAAGCCCTGATAGCGACAGAGCCATCTCGCTCATGACAGTGCACAAGAGCAAAGGTCTGGGATTTCCTGTGGTGCTTATGCCTTTTGCCAATTGGCCTGTGGGGCCTAAGGCCAATTTTGCACCTATTCTTTGGTGTGATCTCATGGGGCGAGCTCCTTTTGACAACCTGCCTGTGATACCTGTAGGCTATGTGGCGGAGCTGGCCAATACCTATTTTGCGAAAGATTACTTCCGTGAGCAAATACTCACGGCACAAGACAATCTCAATCTTCTCTATGTGGCTACTACAAGAGCTAAGCAAGAACTGCATATCTGGCTCAACGACGATGTACAGCCTGCTCCCGATGCCAAGTTAACGTCCATTGACCTTCTATTACACAGAGCTCTGGATGATGTCGATGCCTGTGTCCCTTATACCGTGACGGACGAGCAGCAGGGGATTGAGGATGCTTATCCCCCGTATACATTTCACGAGGCTCATGAAGAGGAGGATATGCCGGGTATTGTTCTTGACAAAATCAGGTCGTACTCTCTTGAGGATCGCTTGAGTATCCTCTTTGAAGGTCGCTCATTTTTTAGAGAAGATAGCCCTCGCAAACATGGGCGGACCATGCACCGCATACTTTCGGCAGTAGAGACATATCATGATCTACAAGCTTCCTTGGACAAGGCGGTGAGTGATGGCCTCATTACGGACGATGATGCCCTTGACTTGCAGGCGGAGCTGGAAGAGCTCATGACTGCGGGTGTGGCAGCACCGTGGTTCGATGGCTCAGGCACAGTGCTCAGTGAGGCTCCTATTATCGGAGGCGAAATAAGAGGCATTCGCAGGCCTGATAGAGTGATACTCTACCCGGATCAGAGTGCAGTGGTGGTCGATTATAAGTTCGGTGAGGAGCATGGTGCACATCGTCGCCAGGTCAAAGCCTATGCTACACTTCTTTCCGATATGGGATATGCTCCCGTGAGGGGTTTTCTGTGGTACGTAGCCAAAGGAGTGGTCAAGGAAGTATAA